The Brassica oleracea var. oleracea cultivar TO1000 chromosome C6, BOL, whole genome shotgun sequence genome includes a region encoding these proteins:
- the LOC106296563 gene encoding uncharacterized protein LOC106296563 gives MERPSSSSSSSPNEEEDDLQNLLDESDSQIEAAEQRPPPTFDVETLRSRLRRSFFKLNLTKRQCIVIFLPLLLVFVYLSTDLTNYFSSVKVPDSVFRPNHGPAESDLRALYLLRKQETDLSSLWNRTLSVSDMKSALFRQMSLNRQIQNALLSPRKAESLGLYGGGSCRRVDQKLLKRKTIQWKPRRDKFLFAICLSGQMSNHLICLEKHMFFAALLKRTLVIPSHRFDYHYSRIIDIDRTNTCLGRKVVVSFEEFWKSRKKHHHVHIDRFICYFSKPEPCYVDKEHIAKLKALGITIGGKVDSPWEEEDIAKPSNKTAEEVERSFRSDDDVIAIGDVFYANVERDWVMQPGGPLAHKCKTLLEPNRLILLTAQRFIQTFLGRNYVALHLRRHGFLKFCNAKNPSCFYPIPQAAHCIACLVEKVDAPVIYLSTDAAESETGLLQSLLIINGKTVPFVKRPPRDSAEKWDALLYRHGLEGDSQVEAMLDKTICAMSSVFIGASGSTFTEDILRLRKDWGTASVCDEYLCQNEQPNFIADHE, from the exons ATGGAGAGACCTTCCTCGTCGTCATCCTCATCGCCTAACGAAGAAGAAGACGATCTCCAAAACCTACTCGACGAATCAGATTCCCAAATCGAAGCGGCGGAGCAACGACCACCACCTACCTTCGACGTGGAGACTCTCCGATCACGCTTACGACGAAGCTTCTTCAAGCTCAACCTCACAAAACGGCAGTGCATTGTCATCTTCCTCCCTCTACTCCTCGTCTTCGTCTACTTATCCACCGATCTCACCAACTACTTCTCCTCCGTCAAGGTCCCGGATTCCGTTTTCCGACCAAATCATGGCCCCGCGGAATCGGATCTTCGAGCGCTCTATCTTCTCAGGAAGCAAGAAACCGATCTCTCCTCTCTCTGGAACCGAACTCTATCAGTCTCCGACATGAAGTCCGCTCTTTTCCGACAGATGTCGTTGAACAGACAGATCCAAAACGCGTTACTGTCGCCTCGCAAAGCCGAAAGTCTCGGTCTTTACGGTGGGGGTAGTTGCCGGAGAGTGGATCAGAAGTTGTTAAAGCGCAAGACGATTCAGTGGAAGCCGAGGAGAGATAAGTTCCTGTTCGCGATCTGCTTGTCTGGTCAGATGAGTAACCACTTGATCTGTCTGGAGAAGCATATGTTCTTTGCAGCGTTGCTGAAACGAACCCTCGTGATCCCTAGTCATAGATTTGATTACCATTACAGTAGAATTATCGATATCGATCGGACCAATACATGCTTAGGGAGGAAGGTAGTGGTTTCTTTTGAGGAGTTTTGGAAGAGTAGGAAGAAGCACCATCATGTCCATATCGATAGATTCATATGCTACTTCTCGAAGCCAGAACCGTGTTATGTAGACAAAGAGCATATTGCAAAGCTTAAAGCTTTGGGGATTACTATTGGAGGGAAGGTGGACTCGCCGTGGGAGGAGGAAGATATCGCGAAGCCGAGTAATAAGACGGCTGAGGAAGTGGAGAGGAGTTTCAGATCCGATGATGATGTTATTGCGATTGGAGATGTGTTCTATGCTAACGTTGAGAGAGATTGGGTGATGCAGCCTGGTGGTCCTTTGGCTCACAAGTGCAAGACATTGCTTGAACCGAACCGGTTGATATTGCTCACTGCGCAGAGGTTTATACAGACTTTCCTTGGGAGGAACTACGTTGCTCTTCATCTCCGCAGGCATGGGTTCTTGAAGTTCTG TAATGCCAAGAATCCAAGTTGCTTTTACCCCATACCTCAAGCTGCTCACTGCATCGCTTGTCTGGTTGAGAAGGTCGATGCACCGGTTATTTACCTCTCTACTGATGCAGCTGAAAGCGAAACTGGTCTGCTACAATCACTGTTGATCATAAATGGAAAGACTGTTCCATTCGTGAAGCGACCACCTCGTGACTCAGCTGAGAAGTGGGATGCATTGTTGTACAGACATGGTCTCGAAGGCGACTCACAG GTGGAAGCAATGTTAGACAAGACGATATGTGCAATGTCAAGCGTGTTCATTGGTGCCTCAGGTTCTACTTTTACAGAGGATATACTCAGACTCAGAAAAGACTGGGGAACTGCCTCGGTCTGCGATGAGTATCTCTGTCAAAACGAGCAGCCTAATTTTATAGCCGATCATGAATAG